In the Apteryx mantelli isolate bAptMan1 chromosome 1, bAptMan1.hap1, whole genome shotgun sequence genome, one interval contains:
- the GPR85 gene encoding probable G-protein coupled receptor 85, with the protein MANYSHAADNILQNLSPLTAFLKLTSLGFIIGVSVVGNLLISILLVKDKTLHRAPYYFLLDLCCSDILRSAICFPFVFTSVKNGSTWTYGTLTCKVIAFLGVLSCFHTAFMLFCISVTRYLAIAHHRFYTKRLTFWTCLAVICMVWTLSVAMAFPPVLDVGTYSFIREEDQCTFQHRSFRANDSLGFMLLLALILLATQLVYLKLIFFVHDRRKMKPVQFVAAVSQNWTFHGPGASGQAAANWLAGFGRGPTPPTLLGIRQNANTTGRRRLLVLDEFKMEKRISRMFYIMTFLFLTLWGPYLVACYWRVFARGPVVPGGFLTAAVWMSFAQAGINPFVCIFSNRELRRCFSTTLLYCRKSRLPREPYCVI; encoded by the coding sequence ATGGCGAACTACAGCCATGCAGCTGACAACATTTTACAAAATCTCTCTCCTTTAACAGCTTTTCTGAAACTGACTTCACTGGGTTTCATAATAGGAGTCAGTGTGGTGGGTAACCTTCTGATCTCCATTTTGCTAGTCAAAGATAAGACCTTGCATAGAGCTCCTTACTACTTCCTGTTGGATCTTTGCTGCTCAGATATCCTCAGATCTGCAATTTGTTTCCCATTTGTTTTCACCTCTGTAAAAAATGGCTCTACTTGGACGTATGGGACTCTTACTTGCAAAGTGATTGCCTTTTTGGGGGTTTTGTCCTGCTTCCACACTGCTTTCATGTTATTCTGCATAAGCGTCACCAGATACTTAGCTATTGCCCACCACCGTTTTTATACAAAAAGACTGACCTTCTGGACTTGTTTGGCAGTTATCTGTATGGTGTGGACCCTCTCTGTAGCCATGGCTTTCCCCCCAGTTTTAGATGTGGGCACCTACTCGTTCATTAGGGAGGAAGACCAATGCACTTTCCAGCATCGTTCCTTCAGGGCTAATGATTCCTTGGGATTTATGCTTCTTCTTGCCCTTATCCTCCTAGCCACACAGCTTGTCTACCTCAAGCTGATATTTTTTGTTCACGATCGCAGGAAAATGAAGCCAGTCCAGTTTGTTGCAGCAGTGAGTCAGAACTGGACTTTTCATGGTCCCGGAGCCAGTGGTCAAGCAGCTGCTAATTGGCTGGCTGGATTTGGAAGGGGTCCCACACCTCCAACCTTGTTGGGAATCAGGCAAAATGCGAACACCACAGGCAGGAGAAGGCTACTGGTTTTAGATGAGTTCAAAATGGAGAAGAGAATCAGCAGAATGTTCTACATTATGACATTCCTCTTTCTGACCTTGTGGGGTCCCTATTTGGTAGCCTGTTACTGGAGAGTTTTTGCAAGAGGGCCTGTAGTACCCGGGGGATTTCTAACGGCCGCTGTCTGGATGAGTTTTGCCCAAGCTGGAATCAATCCTTTTGTCTGCATTTTCTCCAACAGGGAGCTGAGGCGCTGTTTCAGCACAACCCTTCTTTACTGCAGAAAATCCAGGTTACCAAGGGAACCTTACTGTGTTATATGA